A single genomic interval of Anopheles marshallii chromosome 2, idAnoMarsDA_429_01, whole genome shotgun sequence harbors:
- the LOC128709657 gene encoding steroid hormone receptor ERR2, with protein MMAGDGTSARIKQELIETSCCSPSPSSVGSLSQTNILYGNSPTGKMDFKCSSNNNETHLTELHGTGGAAGHNGGSNGAGKPQSPGSPDRQFCSSTTSAIGDFGSDGTNHDTIKEELPRRLCLVCGDVASGFHYGVASCEACKAFFKRTIQGNIEYTCPASNDCEINKRRRKACQACRFRKCLLMGMLKEGVRLDRVRGGRQKYRRNPCSNPYQMQIIQSNQQYTAQTLEDIKILEVLSSFEPDPLSIGGAGGDMMTVGEERNGNGGAQTSSSSFSSASSSSSTSSNSSNSPGATAAAADSGLDRMVMGGDAQEILSVLSDIYDKELVGVIGWAKQIPGFTDLPLNDQMRLLQVSWAELLTLMLAYRSIPFDGRLYFATDFFLDERSAKECGALDLYNHLAQITQRLEKISATKEEYYLLKALSLSNCDIRLDNYSALKKIRDSILYALNDCVLLIRQHQAVSHQQQLLLLLPSLRQADHIIRKFWTNVHIEGNVTMNKLFVEMLESVSR; from the exons ATGATGGCAGGCGACGGAACGTCAGCCAGGATCAAACAGGAACTGATCGAAACTTCCTGCTGCAGCCCGTCACCATCGTCGGTCGGTAGCTTATCCCAGACCAACATACTGTACGGGAATTCACCCACGGGAAAG ATGGACTTCAAATGCAGCAGCAATAACAACGAAACACATCTCACAGAGCTGCACGGTACTGGTGGTGCCGCTGGACACAACGGTGGCAGCAATGGCGCCGGGAAACCACAGTCACCCGGCTCTCCGGACCGTCAGTTCTGCAGCTCAACTACCTCCGCCATCGGGGACTTTGGCAGCGATGGCACGAACCACGACACGATCAAGGAGGAGCTGCCGCGGCGATTGTGCTTGGTGTGTGGGGACGTGGCAAGTGGATTCCACTATGGCGTTGCCAGCTGTGAAGCCTGTAAAGCATTTTTTAAACGTACCATTCAAG gaAACATTGAGTACACTTGTCCCGCAAGTAACGACTGTGAAATTAACAAGCGGCGACGGAAAGCGTGCCAAGCGTGTCGGTTCCGCAAGTGTCTACTGATGGGAATGCTCAAGGAAGGGGTCCGGCTGGATCGGGTAAGGGGCGGCCGGCAAAAGTATCGGCGCAATCCGTGCTCCAACCCGTACCAGATGCAGATCATACAGTCCAACCAGCAGTACACCGCCCAAACGCTGGAAGACATCAAGATCCTGGAAGTATTATCCTCGTTCGAGCCGGATCCACTGTCGATCGGCGGTGCTGGGGGTGATATGATGACGGTCGGGGAGGAGCGTAACGGTAACGGTGGTGCTCAAACGTCGAGCTCTTCGTTCTCGTCCgcctcgtcgtcatcgtccacGAGCAGCAATAGTAGCAACTCGCCCGGTGCTACGGCTGCCGCCGCCGATTCCGGCCTCGACCGGATGGTGATGGGCGGCGATGCGCAGGAAATTTTGAGCGTGCTGAGTGATATTTACGATAAGGAGCTGGTCGGTGTGATTGGGTGGGCAAAGCAGATACCGGGCTTCACCGATCTGCCGCTGAACGACCAGATGCGTCTGCTGCAGGTAAGCTGGGCCGAGCTGCTGACGCTAATGCTTGCCTACCGGTCGATTCCGTTCGATGGTCGGCTATACTTTGCCACCGACTTCTTCCTGGATGAGCGATCGGCAAAGGAGTGTGGTGCCCTTGATCTCTACAACCAT CTAGCACAAATCACCCAACGATTGGAAAAGATCTCGGCCACCAAGGAGGAGTACTATCTGTTGAAGGCCCTATCCCTGTCAAATTGTGATATCAGACTGGATAACTACAGTGCGCTCAAGAAAATTCGTGACTCGATACTGTACGCACTTAAtgattgtgtgttgttgataAG GCAACATCAGGCGGTGtcacatcagcagcagctgctactgttgctgcCATCGTTACGACAAGCGGATCACATCATTCGCAAGTTCTGGACGAATGTGCATATCGAGGGTAACGTGACGATGAACAAACTGTTTGTCGAAATGCTCGAGTCCGTCTCACGATAA